In Ciconia boyciana chromosome 1, ASM3463844v1, whole genome shotgun sequence, the genomic stretch TTAAAAGGGCGACTATGATATTAGTTCATATGAGACCCAATGTGCTACACGTCTACCGGATAAACCCCAAGGTACTGATTTGGGGCATAAGAGACGTTGGTGAAGGATGTATCTGGttataaaaggaaatgaaagaccATGGTGTATATAGGGAATATAGCATTGTGGATTactataaataatgtatttggaAACTTTGTGGACAGCATCCTCTGATGTCCAGCACTATAGCATATTAGGGACGTTTTACTTAACCCAGACTTCTACAACCCACTCCTGTGTTGAAATTTTCCAGCTGGTCTTGCCACGGCAGTGAGCTAAACCCAAACCCTGGGTCACAGCGTTGTCCTCCTGCCGGGATGTGCAGAGGGGACCATGGGGGCCACTGgcctctctctgcagcctgaTCCTGCGGGCTCAGTCGCAAGGCAAGCAAGGGTTTGGGAAGTGTCATGAATCTGGGAGTATCCCCTTTCCCTCCAGGAAATCCTGCTAAAGGGGATCATGACTCAGGTAGTATGAGTGAAATGTTGCgattttccccatttcctttccctgcacAGGCTGGTGGGAGAACCTTGGTGTGCCAGCCGATTGCTCACCATTGCCAAAACCACCACTCCTCACCAAGGGCTTCatgggagggagaaggtggaAAGCCCAGGTGTTGCAGCACCGTTGACTAATACAGTGGGTAGCATGTGTTCCTGACCAGCGGCTCTAATGAGCTTCTCAGGGTCACCTAGTGTTATAGACGGTCTTTTAGGAGTTCAGGCTCTGAGGTCCTCCCTGTCACTGTCAGATACTGCACTGATCATACAAAAACAGAGTCACCAAGCATGCAATGCTTTTGCTGGTGTTAACAGAAGGCTTAAGTGTACCAGGACTGTACAAACAGGTCCTTAAGTTTATTTCTAGAAAGTATATGTTAATAGCTTCTCAGTTTGTGTTCGATGTCCTTGGAGTTAACTTTGTGCAATCTTCTTCTCCAGGTCTTTCACCTCcgctttcctcttctccattgAAGTTCAGGTGACCATTGGTTTTGGGGGCAGGATGATGACAGAGGAATGTCCCTTGGCCATCACAGTCTTGATCCTGCAGAATATTGTGGGTCTGATCATCAACGCTGTCATGCTAGGCTGCATATTCATGAAAACTGCACAAGCTCACAGGCGGGCTGAGACCTTGATTTTTAGCCGGCAGGCAGTCATTGCAGTTCGAAATGGCAAACTTTGCTTCATGTTTCGAGTGGGAGACCTGAGGAAGAGCATGATCATTAGTGCCTCGGTGAGAATCCAGGTTGTGAGGAAGACTACGACCCCTGAAGGAGAAGTCATACCCATTCACCAAGTAGATATCCCCGTGGATAACCCCATTGAAAGCAACAATATTTTCCTCGTGGCTCCCTTAATCATTTGTCATGTCATAGACAAGCGGAGTCCTCTTTATGATATCTCCGCTGCTGACCTGGCGCTCCAGGACCTGGAGCTCATCGTGATACTTGAAGGAGTTGTAGAAACGACTGGCATCACGACACAGGCAAGAACCTCCTACATAGCAGAGGAGATCCTGTGGGGTCACCGCTTTGTGCCCATTGTCACTGAAGAGGAAGGCGTGTACGCAGTTGACTACTCCAAGTTTGGCAACACCATCAAAGTGGCGGCACCACGTTGCAGCGCTCGAGAGCTTGACGAGAAGCCGTCCATTCTCATCCAGACCCTGCAGAAGAGCGAGCTGTCCCACCAAAACTCCCTGCGGAAACGCAACTCCATGAGGAGAAACAACTCCATTCGGAGGAGCAACTCCGTGCGGAGAACGAATCCCTCCCTCATCGTGCCCAAAGTGCAGTTCATCACACCCGAGGGGAGCCAGAGTGCCTCAGAAACGTGATACAGAGCTCTGTGTGAGGTCGGTGGGCTTCggaaggaggaggcagccatggtgttttgtttaaattttcttttacttaagAAAATGAGAACACGCTGCAGAAAAGAACCGTGCAAGAACTATTTATTCTATTACTTACTGAAAGCACCACCTCATGGCATTAGGAAACACTTTAGCACTTAGTgtatgaattaattaaaaatggcaCGTAcactaaagaaaacacagttcaCTCATGTAAAATAATGTGTATTTATACTTCTTTTAATGGcatgctaatttttttaatcttatttttcctaTCCAGGGTCTCTTTCTTATCTTTTTCTGCTGGCTGTCACAAAACGTGTTTTTTTCTATGTAAGTGGGTTACCCACCTGCAGGCAGAAGTGAGTGCTTTCTCAAAACTGCTGCACACAACAGCTCCCACAGGTTTTGTGCAGGATATTTGGATATCAATCATTTTGCGGTGAATTCCTTCTTCTCTTGAAAGGAGTAGCTACATTCCTCAATGATTTCACTGGAGAAGAGCCAGGATTTTACCTTCAGTTTTTGAGATCTTTTCTTTCCGTTAGTTTATGGCATTTTGATAGCAAATTCAGGTCAGCTGAAGCGACCTGACCATCCCACAGGAGAACTGGTGCTGCTCAGCGCAGCACCGGCAGAAGAACCAGGGAAACGGCACGGCCTCTTGCAGAGCACTGCTCTTCTTCTCAGGGTGAGATACTCCGCTGCGGGACAGCGTGCATCTGTAACGTAGCTGTAGCCCAAGCTGAAAAACTCGAGTCCTCCCAGCTGCCACCTGAGCACTAAAATTATTCAAGTTGAAAAAAGCACACGCCTCTTTAACATCCTCTTCATATCGGTGGAAGAccaaatgctgttttgttttctcttatcGATTCATACACTGAAGGCAACAAGTGTACTTCCTTCacttacagtattttttgtAGGATTAAGTCTGTTTGCTTCAGCAGAAGGTTACTCTTTGCCAGTGGGAATTCACGAACGGGAATGAGGGGGAACCATGCCAATAATATTAAAGATAGTATTTTCAAACCTATATGAATAATTTTCAGGGGGActtgggtgctgctgctgaattgCTCTTTTTCAGCAGTGTTTCACCTATGTTTTTATATAACATGGCATTGAGAAGTGGTGGTAAGTAGCCTTTCTCTTAAAATTCAAATGGCCATTTGTTATCTAGAGCCTTCCCAAAAATGTCATCACAAGTTTTTCtacaagaataaataaatgcttgaCAACCAATTGTATCACATTTGATATTGCTAAATTGatgcatgttttttttcctctgtgaataAGAAATATAACTATGGACAAATTCCAGTTCAAATTTCTTATAGGAGTTGCCTTATTATGTCTTTGGCTCAAGAGAAGTACTATCCCTGTGCTGATTCTCCAAGCACTCAACCACTTAAAtacttttataattttaaatatttgcttattcCTATCAGGTAAAATAGTCAAAAGCAATGctggtttctctttctctttggaaGTCAGTTCATCAGCACTCATATCTATGGTTTGCAGGCTTTGTGAGGTGTTGGGTGGTGGCATGGAGGGGCATTGCTCTGTAGTGTAAGCTCCTAACATTTGGAGCAGGTGCTctccagaaaataaacactgacTAAATACTTCATCTGAAGCAGTAGTGGAAACTGAAGTTTCTGTTAAAAGCATTCATTCCCTGGCCTGCCCATTAATGTTCTCGGAGGATGGATTATGAACATCTGGAGACATTAATCTGTCCATTGTGTGTCCAAACAATGAACATCTGTAGCTTCCAAGAAGAGTCAGAGCGAAGCATATATAATTTGTCTCTGGCCTCCATTTCCAGGGCTGTGAATTTCTTTGAGGCTGTCTGTTTGATAAATGGTTAAGTCAGATGCTctacaaaagcaaattttctacaaaataaaaaagtgacaataatgattatttctttcccttttttcctttgtattctCCATTCATTCTTCTATACTCTTAGTCTTTCTTGTATCCCAGCCTTTTCCATGGTCCTTTTGAGTAATAATTTGATGTTATCTCAATACTCTCTCAGtatttcagctgagatttttttcccacaaccattttctcattttctccttaaGTACATTCTTCcttccaatttttattttgccttcatGTCTCTCTCTGCTTTACACCTAATGTACTCTCTTTCCCATAAGGCTAGGGATATGGGTATTTTGAGGTAACACTAAGGCACCTCAGTCATATGCAAGGATGCTGAACAGATACACAAGGCAGACCCTTGTGTCATGAATGTCGTGTTCATAtgtgctgtgctcctgctcCTTGCAGAGAATCCCTTGGTGCAAAGCCCCTTTCTTGAGCAAGTTTTGCAGTCCTGGAAGAAGCTGGCAGCAGAAGCAGTTGGGGTAAGCCACCCTGCCAGCCATGGAGAGAGGCGGGCATGTTTTGAGGCTGGGAGCTGTGTTCACCACTGAAGGATGGGTTTCAGACCCAGCTTTGCAGCATCGTGCCTGCCAAGAGGGGATGAGCTGGCAGCATCATAGTTCAATATGTTTAATGATTTATTCTTCCTGGCAACTTTGTCAGATGAAAAGggcttaattttaaatttgaagttttctgtgtttaaagtACACTATCAAGTTAAGAACGACAGTTGAGATTTCTACCAAATGCTGTTGACAGTTCATGCTGGCATTTACCCATCCATCTCTCTCATTGataataattcagaaaattagAAGCAATAATGTATATGCATCATCTGACTGCCAGTCCTTCACACTTATTTGTGTCCCTACCATTCCCAACTCCCTGTAATATGGTGTAACTGGAACTGCGTTATTTGACATCGCTTATTCCATGCATTTAATACACTTTGGCTCTTTGAACAGCCTATCAGGCAGATGTTGCTGTCGCTGGTGTAGCCTTCTGTGGGGAGCAAAGCCATTTCCTAAGAGTAGAAAAGTGATTATAAAGTCCTTCCAGGACAGGCGTAATATCTGGGactgcactttattttttctttctagcctTAACTTAAAGAATTTCtctattttaaacagaaaaatggcagTGAGACCCTTTATCCTCTCTTTGGATACCCAGAAGATTCAGAGTTACTGTGGTGGGGACATAGAGAGCAAACAAACACAGACAGCAATTACAGGGGATATAAAGCTTAATGCTCCAGGGTTGAAGCCAACCTCTGAGTAATAGGATTTGGATGAAATTTTCCCTGTTGGCGGTTATTCTGTAGCTGTCACCTTCAGGATTTCTTGCACTCTCTTTTGAAACATCTGCTGAGAGCCAGGGACAGAGGCAGGACCCCAGCGCAGGCGCACTCTGAGTGGGGCAGGTAAATCAGGtctctgcagcagggctggcagaccGCAAACACAAGgactctttccttcctcctgcccagaGCAATGCCATCAAACCCCGCAGTGAAGCCAGCCACTGGAGacccccagctgcagccaagCCTTGCCAGGATGTGCAACATACGGTCATTGAGTGCTGCACGGAGCCCAAAAAGTCTGGCTCCAGGGAGGAGCCCTCAGCACCCGTGGCATGGAGGAGAGTGCTGCTGAACCAGACAGGGCTCAATGTGGGGTTTGGGGCTGCCTGCTGGAGGGGGTAACCTGGCTGAGTGGGGCTGCCGGGGTGGTCTGCGCTGCAGGCAAGGCAGAGGGGTTGCCCTGCAAGCTTAGGCTGGACCAGGGCTGCTGAAGATACAAGCAGGATAAGCACCTAAGCATTAAAAGCTAATGGGAGTGGTGTCACGACTCAACAAGCAATAACTGTGTGTATTTTGGGTGCCCTGGGGCACCCTGTCTGGCCCCCACAGCTGCTCGGACGGCCACTGGTCTCCCGTCAGAGCCATGACACTCCTGCCCCCTCAAAGCACCCCTCTTGGGCACCCTCCAGTTCACCCAGCTGCATCCTGCTCTGCGTACCAAACCCCCCTAAAGCCTGCTGCAAGCCACAGTTTGAATCTCTCTGTAACACTTGGCATCACTGTGGCCTTGTAAAACAGTCCCCCTCCTGAGTATTGCTTCGTGGGCACATGTGGCACCACAGCAGTTTGCCCTTGCGAATACAACTTCTTGGCTCCATCCACAGAAGGGTTAACCCAAGCTTTCTGGGATACTCAAACATGGTACAGCAAAAGAGCCAGAAGTGTATTCAGATTTAGTTAATACTTCATGTATGCAACAGGCCTTTACCCTAACACCATATCTTACTGTAGTCCATGGGGGCATTTCAGAGGCACAGGACTCGACTTACCTCACAGCCATCTTGAATGTATTTCACAAAAGCACGCGCCTTTATGTATATTGCATACAGTTCAGGCAAGGAatcatgcttttgcttttccatctgGAAAGTGGTATGCACACACCATTCTTGCTTACTGAAAAAACAAGGCTAATTCTGcatatcttttcttccttcacaaaCCAAGATTGAGGACATTTTGTGAAACCAGTTTCCAAACTCTCCAGTGATTATTATTAGCAAATGCTTGTTGCTGCAAGCTGAAAAAGTAGTTAGTCCAAGACCAGAAAGgaactttggagaaaaaaacattagaTATTATAtgatgaaaggaagaaagctttcattatttttgacaaattatattctctgcagagcctgatattttcaaaacactggtGGGGGTTTGGAAGGCACCATCAAGCAATAAATCATGTCCTGCTAGACTCTGATTTTGTGCTGTGCTACTAATAGCAACGGGGTTTTGTAGCCCCAGCACGGCATTCTACAAGTGTGCGTCAGCCTGGTCTCCGGATGCTTGCAGTCACCGAACATGATGCTGGGGATTCGCGGTGAGCTGAGTGGTGGCTGACTCCAGGAGCTGTGGTCAACAGACTCTATGGGGAGTgatgctggggctggtggaTGTGGGGttggggctggaggcagcaaGGACCCTGGTGTCAGTGCCCTGGGTTGGTGGCTTGTTCCCAGGAGCAGACTGGGAAGCAGTGTGGCTCCCCAGGTGCTTTGGACAGTGTCCTTCACGGGAAGGTATCACCTTCATGTCAAGCTGATGGGGGACACTCTTGCTGTGTGTGACAGATGGCAGTGAAATACAAAATGATGGAGTAAATTCCCACTTCTCTAAACCCGATTTCCTGGTCTGTGTTGCTTGCATAGCCAGGTGAGAGTTaactttttctcccccaaatgCTTatgttaaaatgtgttttccatatATGTGTGTTTACATCACATCCAGACTAATCTAAGCTGATAGGCAAGAATTTCTAATACCCCTAGCATATTAATAATGATTCTCAGCCCTATCTCTCTGAATTATGTTTCCTACTTCCCCTTAAGAATTCtttgaacttgaaaaaaaaaaagatttctcatGTGATAACTGGACAGTAAAGATAAAATATGTTCCCACAGTCCCTTATTGGACACTGTAAAGAGATTTAGCCCGCAGAGATGAGATCAGTGCTGTTCAAGAGAAACAGCCACTGAGATCGAGGCACTCACAGTCAGGACACATCACCAAGGGGCTtggattaaaacaaatatttaaaaatactacgTATTCAGTAGGTTTCTGGCTGAGGACTCTCCTTTCAGACCACTGATGAGTTATCGGTTAACAGTGAAGGGAATATGCTAGGTCCATCAAGACATACTACAAtgtaagaaagacaaaaaccatGCATTCAAGGAAAACATCGTCCATACTTTAGTTAGTGCTACcaataattttaacatttaggttgttaaaaattcaaagaggcaaacaaaaaagtgaTGGATTCTCTCTTTATCTTTAGCAAAggtttaacactttttttttcttctactctaAAAAAGAGTTGATCCAGCTGAAGACATTAATTCTACCCACAAACATGCTGTAGTTTTCTAGAGGATACGTGTTAGTCTCAACACACTTTTCTGGGCTTAGTGCAGGAGTAGCTGTGCATGATGTCAAGGCCTGTGCTGCTCAGGAGGTCAGATGGGATGATCTAATGGTCCTTTCTGCACTCCAAATTTATGAATAGGGAGGGTTAATGAGTTTTGGTCAAGAGAAAAGCTTCCTCTGATTCAAAAGTCTTAAATTAAGCTCCCACTGAGGAAacaaacatggagaaaaaaaaaaaaacagggttAGGCATCCCCAAATTGttgatttattttgacaaatgcatttcagtgctAATTACAGATCGTTCAAACAGTACTGACAAATCTCCCTGGGGATAATTTGTAAAAATTAGGGTATCTTATCATTACAGGCGTTTACTTCGCTTCCCACTGTTGTTAAATTTTGGCTTAGGAGCAAGGATGAGAAAGCCAGCTTCTGTGTGGGCCAAagtgaaattatatttcttgGTTTTATGGTCTGAGGTCTACTGCAAAGATCATTAAATTGAGGAATGGCACTGGAGTGACTGCAAAGGGCTGTCGCGGTTTAGGGCTCAGTGTCTTCCTCACCCAGGGAACATCACTGCTGTCCTCAAGCGCTATTTTTGTAACCACAATAGCCACGAAAATTAATTGCATCCTTCCATAGCCCAGCCTCGTTATCCTTCAGGGTATATTTCTTGATGTTAGGTCTTTGATTCTGGGTGATCCGGGTTGGTCTGTCAAAAACGGGTTGCTTCTGCTGACTGTCACAGTTTTCAGATTCAGTTAAGGAcataaagcaaaactgaaggGTTGCAACACCCAGTAAAAGAAACTCTGCTGAGTTTGAGCGAGAGCAAGTGGTATTGTTAGCCCCTTGGGTGGTCAGCTTTGCATCAcacagcatttcaaaaatatatcaaataataaaagatgTTCTATGCTCAGCCTTAGCTAgtgttttaaattatgttaTAAACAGATACTATTCCTGGACGATCAGATTAAATTGTTTGTGATGtgctattttttccatataCAGTATCTCACCATATTCTCTAAGTCTTTTGTATTCAATTAAGAGAGTAATAAGATTTCTGAACTGAAGCTCTCCTTATAATCAGCCCCTTTGTACTGTCTATACATCAACATGAAAAATGGAATACAAGGCTGAAAGTGcttcttgaaatatttaatttaccCTAATTTTAAAGAGACGAGTATCCTTCAGTTTATATTGGTATTAAGTATGTCATGGGCTTTTTTCGTTCAGGGACAATTATCTGTTCAAATATCAATTCAGATATTCTGGTTAAAGATAAAAAGTAACAGGCAATGAGGAAAGAGTAAGTTTACATTTTGATCAACTGCTCGAATATAACAAAATTGCTTATGATGGTGCATCATGTTTCTGTGAAGGTTTGTAGCAAACTATGTGACTGAGGCCAAGTTTTTCAGTGTGTCCTTTTTCagggattaaaaagaaaaagccttccaCAATCCAATTTATTATGGTATGTCTTGAGGAATGATTCCAAGAAAACATATAGCTGGGCATGACTACATTTACTACTGAGGTCCAGCTCAGTCCTACACTTCAAATTGTGCTCGATTTTGAAGGACAGCTGTCCTATCACTGAGCACATAAGGCTATGTCCAATATTaaaactgtgtttattttttgcttgaATAACAAAGTTTCACCAGTTTCACCGAGGCCAGACAATCCCTGCAAAAGCATTGATGTGGAGTAAGAGGTTGCCATCCTTCCCTTAGGGGCATGGGTGTGATAACATTGACCCACTGCATGTTGTGTACCTACACCCTTGCTGTCTGCAGGCCAGGGTTAACTCGCACAGGGCTTCAGGTTGACGCTCGAGTGCTTTATTCAGTCACAGCCTAAGTTATGAACGCCAGGATGATAGAGAAAACCTACATATGTCACCCGTAAAACATTCACAGAATTAATCAGGAGTAGTACGATGACCACGTAAGGCCACAAAGCAGCTGCCACCAGTGGAGCCACATGACCCTTACTTGTGCCCCTTCTGTCAATGAAGGCTCCAGGCAAAATGGGCcatcttctgggttttttttccccttgcttcaGTCCTAACAAATGTTTCACCCCTGTTTAATTAAACTTGGAAACAGTGCAACCCAAATCATACACAAACCCTTGAAACATTTCATCACAATAGTTTAAAACCTCTCATGTTTATAAGTAATGGAAAATcctacatttaaaatgcaaagagctATGCTGTACATTGCTTTCAGGGGGAGTTGGAGAAGGTCCAAGGCTAATGTACTGCAGTCATATCAATTACTAGAGTAAAGgcacaaaaccagagaaatgACAAGTTAAGATGACTAAAATAAAGATTTCCTGACTGTGCATTGAATGGTCAGTGGAACAGTCTTCAAAGCAGAGGTGGCAGAAGCTTTACTGATGGAGATGTTTAAAGTGAGACCATACACAGTCATGTACAAGCATAATAATTTAGCATGGAAACAAGCAGACTAAGTCAACCGTATCTTTCTCATTTCAAATGTCAGCATCTGAACACTCACTCACTGAGAGGATGCTAGTGATGtccacagaagagaaagattaTCTTAAGTAGGTAGCCACACCTTTCACAGTGCTTGCAATTCACTGCAAATCACACAGCTAGCAACTAGTGATAACTCCTTATGTCTTTCCAACATAATACATCTGTGTATATTAATACATTCTTTCCCATTCCACTTTGAGCACAGGACTATTAACTCATCAGTAAATTCCTTAAATTTAAATTCTCCTTGTGTACATTATCAAatcaaaggagaaaagcttGTTTAAAAGCTTGGCATTTATATAAATAGGTATATATCTCTCtataaaaatttatataaagaGGTAAGTGTTTGCACTGCCAGATTTGATGGTAGGGATTCTCCAGGTTATTGTTACTTTGGTTTTCCAGCCAAAAGATTCCTTTTAAAGCTTAGTCTCTGGCCACACACACaaattatgtgtatatatgtcaCGAATTCTCATGTCTCAGAGACCCCCTCACATGCTTTACAGAGGAAAAGACCATAACTGTGATGGACTTCTCTCCCATCCAGGGCCTCGACTAACCACATTGACCTCTGAGGAAAGCTACCAGCTCCATCTGTTCTGGCAGACATTAAGGAAGGTCTGACACAGCAGAAGATGCACTTTTTGTTTGGGAGAACAGGCTGTGAAGGGGGATTTTTCATCCCTATTAGGGCAACATAGTAGTGATTAACATGACATGATGTCACAGGAGAAGCACTGGTTTTGagactgatttttgtttgtaaCTCTTTGCAATGTGTTGGTTTAGATTTCTGTCAAGTGTCTCAGAGAGTTTCACATGACCACTTTCCTCTTTGAAGTTTTCGACTTGACTTACATATATATGCAGTGGCAGAGAAAGGCTGGTATATGCCAGTGTGCCCACTGGtcagaaaatggagaaggatAGTTACAAAgtgaaacttatttttcttcctccattaGGATTTGAAGGCATTTCATATGAGTACTTCAGAAATGTCATTCGGAGTAttacacaggggaaaaaaactgtaatGGAAAAATGTGCGCATGTACAAGTATGCGCGTGCAAGTACACATGCAAAGATCATTTATGTTTTGTTCCTGAACTTTTTTGTGAAAAAGGAAGGGTTGTTTTAGTAGAAACAGGTTTCAGACCTCCCGTTGAAAAACTTGCCCATAGTAATTTGGCACATTAAATCATCAAGAGGCTGTGGTGGTTCAACTCAGTAAAATTGCCAGACATATGGACCCATCTGCCCAACAGTATCAGTCATGGCATTCACACAAAAGAGGGTATAAATGTACCTTCCAAGGggtgaaatatttattagcaaAGACATGGCAGGCTTACCAAATGGTGTCATTCCAAGATCTGAGTTTTTAAGGCTAACACTTACTCTCAGTACCCACTCATGGCCCCAGGGAGCTCCATGAGCACTCACAGCCACAGATGATGCCGTATGGGAGCCGCACGCACCGTGCAGGACATGCACTTTCAGTTGTGAAAAGCGGTAGGGACCACACAGCTACGTGCCTCCCCGTCCACATCAGGCAGGGACTCACTTCCAGCTGGGTTGCAGGCCGTGGCCGTGCAAACTTCACAGCAACAGCGAGGATCAGCCCCAGATCTTCTTGCTCTCAAAAGCACATGTGCCTAATGTCCCCCCGGGGAAGGCTCGCTTGGAGCTGCCAGAGCACAGTTCAAAGGACCGTGAAAGACAAACCAGATTCCTGGTTCCCTTccactgcttttgcttttcctcttgctaAACAACTGACTATTGCATGTAAGGGTCTTGCACACACGCTGAACCAGAATAGTCCCTTGTGCCCTCTGACTGAGCATTAATAACCTGGATTCTCTGTAATAAATAGTGGATAGTGAATGCTGAAACAGTTCCTACGGTGTCAGCTGTGCCACTATGGTGAATCAGCTCAACACAGGGCTGCTgggcaaaagaaagagaaaaaccaaGACTGGTAGGACAAGCCATCTTCAGCACACAGGGAGTATTGTAAAGAGACAATGACAGGGCAAGAAGGAGTCCAGGGATACCGGAGATCAAACTACTGCAGCAGACTTGAAGGAACACAATCATCCAAGGGAGGAGAAGACAGCTCCTCCAGGGAACCAGGCTAATGTGGGAATGCACTGAAGAAGTCAAGGGGTGGCTGGCTTTtaaggaaagcagaagtgaaTGTCAGCTgttcacagttttaaaaacatttcttactgAATGTACTATTCTTTTTGGTAAAGTAAATGTGATTTTGGTTTATTTCAGATCAAAGACTTCTGAAAGGGAGATCTGCAAGTACTGGATTCCAGTTGCTGTGCTGGGTAGGACATGATAAGACATAGGTACTTAATAAAGTGTGAACTATAGAGTATCGTCTGCTAATATGAATAAATGTGAACATAATTAAAACACTGAGGATGCTGTTACCCACTGAGATAGAG encodes the following:
- the KCNJ8 gene encoding ATP-sensitive inward rectifier potassium channel 8; the encoded protein is MLARKSIIPEEYVLARIAAENLRKPRIRDRPRKARFIAKNGACNLAHKNIREQGRFLQDIFTTLVDLKWRHTLVIFTMSFLCSWLLFAMMWWLVAFAHGDMDPSTESTTNSTKWTPCVTCVRSFTSAFLFSIEVQVTIGFGGRMMTEECPLAITVLILQNIVGLIINAVMLGCIFMKTAQAHRRAETLIFSRQAVIAVRNGKLCFMFRVGDLRKSMIISASVRIQVVRKTTTPEGEVIPIHQVDIPVDNPIESNNIFLVAPLIICHVIDKRSPLYDISAADLALQDLELIVILEGVVETTGITTQARTSYIAEEILWGHRFVPIVTEEEGVYAVDYSKFGNTIKVAAPRCSARELDEKPSILIQTLQKSELSHQNSLRKRNSMRRNNSIRRSNSVRRTNPSLIVPKVQFITPEGSQSASET